A genomic segment from Sciurus carolinensis chromosome 1, mSciCar1.2, whole genome shotgun sequence encodes:
- the Phf20l1 gene encoding PHD finger protein 20-like protein 1 isoform X3 → MSKKPPNRPGITFEIGARLEALDYLQKWYPSRIEKIDYEEGKMLVHFERWSHRYDEWIYWDSNRLRPLERPALRKEGLKEEEDFFDFKTGEEVLARWTDCRYYPAKIEAINKEGTFTVQFYDGVIRCLKRMHIKAMPEDAKGQDWIALVKAAAAAAAKNKTGSKPRTSANSNKEKEKEERKWFKVPSKKEETSTHIATPEVEKKEDLPTSSETFGLHVENVPKMVFPQPESTLSNKRKNNQGNSFQAKRARLNKITGLLASKAVGVDGAEKKEDYNETAPMLEQV, encoded by the exons ATGAGTAAAAAGCCCCCAAATCGTCCTGGAATCACTTTTGAGATTGGTGCTCGTTTGGAGGCACTGGACTacttacaaaaatg gtaccCATCACGAATTGAAAAAATCGACTATGAAGAGGGCAAGATGTTAGTCCATTTTGAGCGTTGGAGTCATCGTTATGACGAATGGATTTACTGGGATAGCAATAGATTGCGACCTCTTGAGAGACCTGCATTAAGAAAAGAAGGGCTAAAAGAAGAGGAAGATTTCTTT gattttaaaacTGGAGAAGAAGTTCTGGCTCGTTGGACAGACTGTCGCTATTACCCTGCCAAGATTGAAGCAATTAACAAAGAAG GAACATTCACAGTTCAGTTTTATGATGGTGTAATTCGTTGTTTAAAAAGAATGCACATTAAAGCCATGCCTGAGGATGCTAAGGGGCAG GATTGGATAGCTTTAGTCAAagcagctgctgcagctgcagccaaGAATAAAACAGGGAGTAAACCCCGTACCAGTGCTAacagcaacaaagaaaaagagaaagaagagagaaagtggTTTAAAGTCCcttcaaagaaggaagaaacttCGACTCACATAGCCACACCAGAGGTTGAGAAAAAGGAAGATCTGCCTACATCTAGTGAAACGTTTG GACTTCATGTAGAGAACGTTCCAAAGATGGTCTTTCCACAGCCAGAGAGCACGTTATcaaacaagaggaaaaataacCAAGGCAACTCATTTCAGGCAAAGAGAGCACGACTTAACAAGATTACTG GTTTGTTGGCATCCAAAGCTGTTGGGGTGGATGGTgctgaaaaaaaagaagactacAATGAAACAGCTCCAATGCTGGAGCAGGTATGA